One genomic region from Streptomyces venezuelae encodes:
- a CDS encoding GPR1/FUN34/YaaH family transporter, with the protein MDNEVAAGNSTSTLGNLALGLTLLAFGLGGTGVIDNVAAADAAGLATWVGGVTLFLVGLLALRAGSTGEGTAYAALGAFWFTWGTAVGGGASADAVGLFMLLWALLALTLTMAASGSGLFGQGVYGLLFVATLLIGIGALADNGGLAKAGGWVAAVGGLLAWYGATAAVAGWPTALRRTASAPAAG; encoded by the coding sequence GTGGACAACGAAGTCGCCGCGGGAAACAGCACCTCCACTCTCGGCAACCTCGCACTCGGACTGACCCTGCTGGCCTTCGGGCTGGGCGGGACGGGTGTCATCGACAACGTCGCGGCAGCGGATGCCGCAGGCCTCGCCACCTGGGTCGGCGGGGTCACGCTCTTCCTCGTCGGACTGCTCGCCCTCCGCGCCGGCAGCACCGGTGAGGGCACGGCGTACGCGGCGCTCGGCGCCTTCTGGTTCACCTGGGGGACCGCCGTCGGCGGCGGGGCCTCGGCGGACGCCGTGGGGCTCTTCATGCTCCTGTGGGCGCTCCTCGCGCTCACCCTGACCATGGCGGCGTCGGGGAGCGGCCTGTTCGGACAGGGTGTGTACGGGCTGCTGTTCGTCGCCACGCTGCTCATCGGCATCGGCGCGCTGGCCGACAACGGCGGCCTGGCGAAGGCGGGCGGCTGGGTCGCGGCCGTCGGCGGGCTCCTCGCCTGGTACGGCGCCACGGCCGCGGTGGCGGGCTGGCCGACGGCGCTCCGGCGCACGGCGAGCGCCCCTGCCGCGGGGTGA
- a CDS encoding universal stress protein, which translates to MAGHEFPEPADRKRVADSTVDPLAVEQPRHACDPAFRHGVVVGFDGSMSSERALAYAIGMARRSGSGLIIVHVANRLPTTVWAGCEPPVFVDVPDHRTEVLGLELACAEHLSEVPWILVERGGDICHELEEVGREYSADAIVVGSTHGIVGRIFGSVAGRLARRAQRPVIVIP; encoded by the coding sequence ATGGCCGGTCACGAATTCCCCGAACCCGCGGACCGCAAGCGCGTCGCCGACTCCACGGTCGACCCCCTCGCGGTGGAACAGCCACGCCATGCCTGCGACCCGGCCTTCCGGCACGGGGTGGTCGTCGGCTTCGACGGCTCCATGTCCAGTGAGCGAGCCCTCGCGTACGCCATCGGCATGGCCCGCCGCTCCGGCTCCGGCCTGATCATCGTGCACGTGGCCAACCGGCTGCCCACCACGGTGTGGGCCGGCTGCGAGCCGCCGGTCTTCGTCGACGTACCGGATCACCGCACCGAGGTCCTCGGTCTCGAGCTGGCCTGCGCCGAGCACCTCTCCGAGGTGCCGTGGATCCTCGTCGAGCGCGGCGGCGACATCTGCCACGAGCTGGAGGAGGTCGGCCGCGAGTACTCGGCCGACGCGATCGTGGTCGGCTCCACGCACGGGATCGTCGGGCGGATCTTCGGCTCGGTCGCCGGCCGCCTGGCGCGCCGCGCCCAGCGGCCCGTGATCGTCATCCCGTGA
- a CDS encoding helix-turn-helix domain-containing protein → MSQDSAVPEVARKLSGRRRREVVAVLLFSGGPIFESSIPLSVFGIDRQDAGVPRYRLLVCAGEDGPLRTTGGLELTAPYGLEAIGRAGTVVVPAWRSITSPPPPEALEALRRAHEEGARIVGLCTGAFVLAAAGLLDGRPATTHWMYAPTLAKRYPSVHVDPRELFVDDGDVLTSAGTAAGIDLCLHIVRTDHGTEAAGALARRLVVPPRRSGGQERYLDRSLPEEIGADPLAEVVAWALEHLHEQFDVETLAARAYMSRRTFDRRFRSLTGSAPLQWLITQRVLQAQRLLETSDYSVDEVAGRCGFRSPVALRGHFRRQLGSSPAAYRAAYRARRPQGESATAVLDQVPVQVAAGMRRPASPLDAGKPHVDVYAPGRPSLPGQRSAP, encoded by the coding sequence ATGAGCCAGGACTCCGCCGTACCGGAGGTCGCACGGAAGCTGTCCGGACGCCGCCGCCGCGAAGTCGTCGCGGTGCTGCTGTTCAGTGGCGGCCCCATCTTCGAGAGCTCCATCCCGCTCTCCGTTTTCGGCATCGACCGGCAGGACGCGGGCGTGCCCCGCTACCGGCTGCTCGTCTGCGCCGGCGAGGACGGTCCGCTGCGTACCACCGGCGGCCTCGAACTCACCGCGCCGTACGGCCTGGAGGCCATCGGCCGCGCGGGCACCGTCGTGGTGCCGGCCTGGCGGTCGATCACCTCGCCGCCGCCACCGGAGGCGCTCGAAGCGCTGCGCCGCGCCCATGAGGAGGGCGCGCGGATCGTCGGCCTGTGCACCGGGGCCTTCGTCCTCGCCGCCGCGGGGCTGCTCGACGGCCGCCCGGCGACGACACACTGGATGTACGCGCCGACGCTCGCGAAGCGCTATCCGTCGGTCCATGTGGACCCGCGGGAGCTCTTCGTCGACGACGGCGACGTCCTCACCTCCGCCGGCACCGCGGCCGGAATCGATCTGTGTCTGCACATCGTGCGGACCGACCACGGCACCGAGGCCGCGGGCGCGCTGGCGCGCCGGCTGGTCGTCCCGCCGCGGCGCAGCGGCGGTCAGGAGCGCTACCTCGACAGGTCTTTACCAGAGGAGATCGGCGCCGACCCGCTGGCCGAGGTCGTCGCCTGGGCGCTGGAGCACCTCCACGAGCAGTTCGACGTGGAGACCCTGGCCGCGCGCGCGTACATGTCACGGCGGACCTTCGACCGCCGGTTCCGCTCGCTGACGGGCTCCGCCCCGCTCCAGTGGCTGATCACGCAGCGGGTGCTCCAGGCGCAGCGGCTGCTCGAGACCTCCGACTACTCGGTCGACGAGGTCGCGGGCAGGTGCGGCTTCCGGTCCCCGGTGGCGCTGCGCGGTCACTTCCGGCGGCAGCTCGGCTCCTCGCCGGCCGCCTACCGGGCGGCGTACCGGGCCAGGCGCCCGCAGGGCGAGTCCGCCACGGCGGTGCTCGACCAGGTGCCCGTCCAGGTCGCCGCGGGCATGCGGCGCCCGGCCTCCCCGCTCGACGCGGGGAAGCCCCACGTGGACGTCTACGCTCCCGGCCGTCCCTCGCTGCCGGGCCAGCGCAGCGCGCCCTAG
- the orn gene encoding oligoribonuclease — translation MNDRMVWIDCEMTGLSLTDDALIEVAALVTDSELNVLGDGVDIVIRPPDAALETMPEIVRQMHTSSGLLDALADGTTLADAEAQVLAYIREHVKEAGKAPLCGNSVSTDRGFLARDMPALESHLHYRIVDVSSVKELARRWYPRAYFNSPEKNGNHRALADIRESIAELRYYREAVFVPQPGPDSETAKRIAAKHVVPAE, via the coding sequence ATGAACGATCGCATGGTGTGGATCGACTGCGAGATGACCGGGCTCTCGCTGACGGACGACGCACTCATCGAGGTGGCCGCGCTGGTCACCGACTCGGAACTGAACGTGCTCGGCGACGGGGTGGACATCGTGATCCGCCCGCCGGACGCGGCGCTGGAGACCATGCCGGAGATCGTGCGCCAGATGCACACCTCCTCGGGGCTCCTCGACGCGCTCGCCGACGGCACCACGCTCGCCGACGCGGAGGCCCAGGTCCTCGCGTACATCCGCGAGCACGTCAAGGAAGCCGGCAAGGCGCCGCTGTGCGGGAACTCGGTCTCCACGGACCGCGGCTTCCTCGCCCGGGACATGCCTGCCCTGGAGAGCCACCTGCACTACCGGATCGTCGATGTCTCCTCGGTCAAGGAGCTGGCTCGCCGCTGGTACCCGAGGGCGTACTTCAACAGTCCGGAGAAGAACGGCAACCACCGGGCACTCGCCGACATCCGCGAGTCCATCGCGGAACTGCGCTACTACCGCGAGGCGGTCTTCGTCCCGCAGCCCGGCCCCGACTCGGAGACCGCGAAGCGGATCGCCGCCAAGCACGTCGTACCGGCCGAATGA